Proteins encoded by one window of Lycium barbarum isolate Lr01 chromosome 11, ASM1917538v2, whole genome shotgun sequence:
- the LOC132619417 gene encoding G-type lectin S-receptor-like serine/threonine-protein kinase SD2-5 gives MCVSVAPLSSQAQSGCNTAKPDISVLSEDCLEASAGRQDKEASPVITTDKIFVRTVPVKKRELREWKEVGCRLWWSELFSGGGGAVEAAAMAREGKMREEFVRELREVKAYLHDGCSQKIIHLDIKPQNILLDQNFNAKISDFGLSKLIEKEKSRVVTRVRGTLGYLVPEWLRSEITEKVDVYAFGIADEEDFHLLSVFRRKAEQKQLKDLVDKNNEDMQLHREAVTEMMSLTAWCLQGDFKKRPSMKLVVKPT, from the exons ATGTGTGTTTCGGTGGCTCCTCTTAGTTCTCAAGCTCAGTCCGGTTGTAATACAGCCAAGCCTGATATTTCAGTTCTCAGTGAAGACTGCTTGGAAGCTTCAGCAGGTCGTCAGGATAAAGAGGCATCCCCAGTTATCACCACAGATAAAATTTTTGTACGAACTGTGCCTGTTaagaaaagag agtTGAGAGAATGGAAGGAGGTGGGTTGCAGGTTGTGGTGGTCAGAGTTGTTCTCTGGTGGTGGTGGTGCAGTGGAGGCAGCGGCAATGGCTAGAGAGGGAAAAATGAGAGAAGAGTTTGTGAGAGAGTTAAGAGAAGTGAAAG CTTATCTTCATGATGGGTGTAGCCAAAAGATTATTCATTTGGACATTAAACCACAAAACATCCTTTTGGATCAAAATTTCAATGCTAAGATATCTGATTTTGGATTGTCAAAACTAATTGAGAAAGAGAAAAGCAGAGTGGTTACAAGAGTGAGAGGAACACTAGGGTATTTAGTCCCTGAATGGTTGAGGTCAGAAATCACTGAGAAAGTTGATGTGTATGCTTTTGGAATT GCTGATGAAGAAGATTTCCATTTGCTTAGTGTTTTTAGGAGAAAAGCAGAACAAAAGCAGCTCAAGGATTTGGTTGACAAAAACAATGAGGATATGCAACTCCATAGAGAAGCAGTGACAGAAATGATGAGCCTCACCGCATGGTGTCTACAGGGTGATTTCAAAAAGAGGCCATCCATGAAATTGGTGGTTAAG CCTACCTGA